The following coding sequences lie in one Leptotrichia hongkongensis genomic window:
- the pckA gene encoding phosphoenolpyruvate carboxykinase (ATP), with translation MKKLTKDLEKLGIVNVAKIYRNLTPSELIEHALSRKEGTLSETGALVVTTGKYTGRSPKDKYIVDTAGIHDKIAWGNVNKPIEKEKFDSIYNKLIAYLQNREIFIFDGMAGADPTCRRKFRIINERASQNLFIHQLLIRPTEEELNDYGHADFTIIAAPGFKCNAKIDGINSSAAIIIDYEARIGIICGTEYSGEIKKSVFSIMNFVMPEIDVLPMHCSANMDPRTGHTAVFFGLSGTGKTTLSTDPNRKLIGDDEHGWSDHSIFNFEGGCYAKCINLDSEHEPDIYNAIKFGSLVENVVMNPKTREFDFYDKSLTENTRVGYPINHIKNAQIPGIGGIPSVVIFLTADAFGVLPPVSRLSKDAAIYHFVTGFTSKLAGTERGITEPQPTFSTCFGEPFMPLDPLVYAEMLGKKIELHNTKVFLINTGWSGGPYGVGNRMNLKYTRAMVTAALNGELDEVEYRHDDIFNLEIPQYCPNVPSELLNPVDTWANKEAYGAAARKLAKMFRENFAAKYPNMPEHIVNAGPMYFE, from the coding sequence ATGAAAAAATTGACAAAGGATCTTGAGAAATTAGGAATTGTAAATGTGGCGAAAATCTACAGGAATTTAACGCCTTCTGAACTTATTGAGCATGCATTAAGCCGTAAGGAAGGTACATTGTCTGAAACAGGAGCTTTAGTTGTAACAACAGGGAAATATACAGGGCGTTCACCTAAAGACAAATATATTGTTGATACAGCTGGTATTCATGATAAGATTGCATGGGGGAATGTAAATAAGCCTATTGAAAAAGAAAAATTTGATTCTATTTATAACAAGCTGATTGCATATTTGCAAAATCGTGAAATTTTCATATTTGATGGAATGGCAGGAGCAGATCCAACTTGCAGACGAAAATTTAGAATAATAAATGAACGGGCAAGCCAGAACTTATTTATCCATCAATTGCTAATACGCCCAACAGAAGAAGAATTAAACGATTATGGACACGCTGATTTTACAATAATCGCAGCTCCAGGCTTTAAATGCAATGCTAAAATCGATGGAATAAATTCATCTGCTGCAATAATTATTGATTATGAAGCAAGAATTGGTATTATTTGTGGAACAGAGTATTCTGGAGAAATTAAGAAAAGCGTATTTTCCATAATGAACTTTGTAATGCCGGAAATTGATGTACTTCCTATGCACTGTTCTGCTAATATGGATCCAAGAACTGGACATACTGCGGTATTCTTTGGACTTTCTGGAACTGGGAAGACTACACTTTCAACAGACCCTAACCGTAAGTTAATTGGAGATGATGAACACGGATGGTCTGACCACAGCATTTTCAACTTTGAAGGTGGATGCTATGCAAAATGTATAAATCTTGATTCAGAACATGAGCCTGATATTTACAATGCAATAAAATTTGGAAGCCTTGTGGAAAATGTTGTAATGAATCCTAAAACACGTGAATTTGACTTTTATGACAAGAGCTTGACAGAAAATACGAGAGTTGGTTACCCGATTAATCATATAAAAAATGCACAAATTCCAGGGATTGGAGGAATTCCAAGCGTTGTAATATTTTTGACAGCAGATGCGTTTGGAGTTTTACCGCCTGTTTCAAGACTTTCAAAAGATGCGGCAATTTACCATTTTGTGACAGGATTTACTTCTAAGCTTGCTGGGACAGAACGTGGAATTACAGAACCTCAACCTACATTCTCAACTTGCTTTGGAGAACCGTTTATGCCATTAGATCCGTTAGTTTATGCAGAAATGCTAGGTAAAAAAATAGAACTTCACAATACAAAAGTATTTTTAATAAACACAGGATGGTCTGGCGGACCTTATGGTGTTGGAAACCGTATGAACTTAAAATATACAAGGGCAATGGTAACTGCAGCGTTAAATGGAGAACTGGATGAAGTTGAATACAGACACGATGATATTTTCAATCTAGAAATTCCACAATATTGTCCAAATGTTCCAAGTGAACTTTTAAATCCAGTAGATACATGGGCAAATAAAGAAGCATATGGAGCAGCTGCAAGAAAACTGGCAAAAATGTTTAGAGAAAATTTTGCAGCAAAATATCCGAATATGCCAGAACATATTGTAAATGCGGGTCCAATGTATTTTGAATAA
- a CDS encoding biotin--[acetyl-CoA-carboxylase] ligase, protein MKFKFFDEINSTNTYLRRQLRIEEFEVIVAKKQTDGKGKRESVWISNEGAALFSFAVADNNSELDEKITIFAGYIVYKVLKNYIKNSEKLTFKWPNDIYYENKKICGILCEKVRGYIIVGIGINVNNTDFGIFREKAVSLVEITGKTHSVQNIIEDVVSAFENEFHNLNKKWENILMVVNENSYLKNKKILIKKNGKFLDKEYKFLRVDRRGKISIISKGDSDELKFASLEFKVI, encoded by the coding sequence TTGAAATTTAAATTTTTTGATGAAATAAATTCAACAAATACTTATTTAAGGCGACAATTAAGAATAGAAGAATTTGAAGTCATCGTAGCAAAGAAGCAAACAGATGGTAAAGGAAAAAGAGAAAGCGTGTGGATTTCAAATGAAGGAGCCGCACTCTTCTCCTTTGCTGTTGCAGATAATAATTCTGAATTAGATGAAAAAATAACAATTTTTGCTGGCTACATTGTTTACAAAGTTCTTAAAAACTATATAAAAAATAGCGAAAAACTGACTTTTAAATGGCCAAATGATATTTATTATGAAAATAAAAAAATATGTGGAATTCTATGCGAAAAAGTAAGAGGATATATAATAGTAGGAATTGGAATAAATGTTAATAACACCGATTTTGGAATATTCCGTGAAAAAGCCGTTTCACTTGTAGAAATTACTGGAAAAACTCATTCAGTACAAAATATAATAGAAGATGTAGTATCAGCCTTTGAAAATGAATTTCATAATCTCAACAAAAAATGGGAAAATATATTAATGGTTGTAAATGAAAATAGTTACCTAAAAAATAAGAAAATATTAATCAAGAAAAATGGGAAATTTTTAGATAAAGAATATAAATTCCTTCGTGTAGACAGAAGAGGAAAGATCTCTATAATTTCCAAAGGAGATAGTGATGAATTAAAATTTGCCTCGCTGGAATTTAAAGTTATATAA
- a CDS encoding biotin--[acetyl-CoA-carboxylase] ligase has product MKENINLYKFDELDSTNDYLRRNHKSHEEFDVISARTQTHGKARRQNDWVSMDGMAIFSFFLKERDDWEIENYLKLPLIAGLATINGLKKIENLEYKFKWTNDVYLENKKLCGILLEKTENVYIVGIGINVNNILPENLQNKAISLTQLTNKKYQIDEVIKNIVSEFQILCKQLENGLWENILDKINKINYLKGKRIELKFGNEVVSGIAHNINKDGEIEVLMEQNEAGEREVRSFSVGEIFEKIVYY; this is encoded by the coding sequence ATGAAAGAAAATATAAATCTATATAAATTTGATGAACTTGATTCGACAAACGATTATTTACGAAGAAATCATAAAAGTCATGAAGAATTTGATGTTATTTCTGCTAGAACACAGACTCATGGGAAGGCACGCAGACAGAATGACTGGGTATCTATGGATGGAATGGCTATCTTTAGCTTTTTCTTGAAGGAAAGGGATGACTGGGAGATCGAGAATTATTTAAAATTACCTTTGATTGCAGGTCTTGCAACAATAAATGGATTAAAGAAAATTGAAAATTTAGAATATAAATTTAAATGGACAAATGATGTTTATTTGGAAAACAAGAAATTATGCGGTATTTTGCTGGAAAAAACAGAAAATGTCTATATTGTTGGAATTGGGATAAATGTGAATAACATATTGCCAGAAAACTTACAAAATAAGGCAATTTCACTGACACAATTAACAAATAAGAAATATCAAATTGATGAAGTTATAAAAAATATTGTTTCAGAGTTTCAAATATTATGTAAACAGCTGGAAAATGGATTATGGGAAAATATTTTGGATAAAATAAATAAAATAAACTATCTGAAAGGCAAAAGAATTGAATTAAAATTTGGAAATGAAGTTGTTTCAGGAATTGCACATAATATTAATAAAGATGGAGAAATCGAAGTTTTAATGGAACAAAATGAGGCTGGAGAAAGGGAAGTTAGGAGTTTTTCGGTTGGGGAGATTTTTGAAAAGATAGTTTATTATTAG
- a CDS encoding KdsC family phosphatase: protein MIKLILLDVDGTLTDGGIYLGNSGEELKKFNVKDGYAILNAQKLGIEFGIITGAESELLKKRAEKLNIKYLYQGISEKTVILDEIMQISGLQKEEIAYMGDDLNDIKIMKKSGFSGTPLDGVNEAKIIADFVSTKNGGEGAVREFIETILKRENLFQKFLANVK, encoded by the coding sequence ATGATAAAATTAATTTTACTTGATGTAGACGGAACACTTACTGATGGTGGTATCTACCTTGGAAATAGCGGAGAAGAATTAAAGAAATTCAATGTAAAAGATGGTTACGCTATTTTAAATGCACAAAAATTAGGCATTGAATTTGGAATTATTACAGGTGCAGAATCAGAACTATTAAAAAAGCGTGCCGAAAAATTAAACATAAAATACTTATATCAAGGTATTTCAGAAAAAACTGTTATTTTAGATGAAATAATGCAAATATCAGGTCTTCAAAAAGAAGAAATCGCCTATATGGGTGATGATCTCAATGATATAAAAATTATGAAAAAATCTGGTTTTTCAGGGACACCGTTAGATGGAGTAAATGAAGCAAAAATAATCGCTGACTTTGTTTCAACAAAAAATGGTGGAGAAGGAGCTGTAAGGGAGTTCATAGAAACTATTTTAAAAAGAGAAAATTTATTTCAAAAATTTTTGGCAAATGTCAAATAA
- a CDS encoding OadG family protein → MKSILFGNSAVTFSDAIYITVVSMLIVFFILFLISFVLSFFKYFSAYEEKNADIENKKRNDGKILEKHQKQDSEQKFNMEKIKDETMLAAMMAALIEAAGDNKNSRIRIKNIREIK, encoded by the coding sequence ATGAAAAGTATTTTATTTGGAAATTCGGCTGTAACTTTTTCAGATGCCATTTATATAACTGTTGTCAGTATGCTGATTGTATTTTTTATATTATTTTTGATTTCATTTGTATTGTCATTTTTTAAATACTTTTCAGCTTATGAAGAAAAAAATGCAGATATTGAGAATAAAAAAAGAAATGACGGTAAAATTCTGGAAAAGCACCAAAAGCAAGATAGCGAACAAAAATTTAATATGGAAAAAATAAAAGATGAAACTATGCTGGCGGCAATGATGGCAGCTTTGATTGAAGCGGCTGGAGATAACAAGAATAGTCGTATAAGAATAAAAAATATTAGGGAAATAAAATAA
- a CDS encoding DegV family protein yields MAIKYLDAKRLKLVFIGGGKWVTKHEELLNELNVYPVPDGDTGSNMSMTLNSMINDLEEKTDDKIKMPELIEVVEEAVLMGARGNSGTILSQVITGFLKGIGDKVKLLPKDVAEALLSAKETAYSAVSEPIEGTILTVIRKISEKAMECADKFEDLVEFLREIVVAGEKAVEETPELLPKLKEAGVVDAGGKGLFFFFEGFYKVATELNLLVELQKAQVKENEFDKTIANINHDPESIHFQYCTEYIILNGDFDTEEYKKRVLELGDSAVFAQTSKKFKTHIHTNHPGKAMEIALEYGPLEKMKIENMKLQHDNLQIFSERDEAKIFVNPKIDKTKSAFVILADSENLKDEFLKIGADVVILGGQSKNPSVQEILNAIDKTEKENVYVLPNNKNVITTAKMAAEKSQKTVMVLDTKTMLDGYYFLKNKENDIDEVKESAARNYSVEITKAVRDTKVENLTITKDDFIALVNGKIKYAKKSLKDITDTILADLVTKNTITAVVVSGNEKDEESQKNIEEKLSRIKTAIINGNQENYYYYLYIENKDPNMPEIAILTDSVSDLTYEDIEGLPIKIVPLKIDINGELYRDGIEITKSEFWHEMLNNDATIKTSQPSPQDFLNAYNKLFEKGYKKIISIHPSSKLSGTIQAAKVGRSLTNRENDIELIDSLGASLLQGFLVLGAAGKSIRGESFTEIINWVNNFRNKGKLLMIIPDLKYLEKGGRIGKASSTIAGALNMKPILTINQGEVTVEKKVLGERNAQKYIEKYIERESKKQSVVLMSGWGGTPTELENVVRIYSEVENNPKVSSLILNREIGAVIGAHAGPVYGIFIFPRLS; encoded by the coding sequence ATGGCAATAAAATATCTAGATGCCAAGAGACTAAAACTAGTATTCATTGGCGGAGGAAAATGGGTTACAAAACATGAGGAGCTATTAAACGAACTAAATGTTTATCCTGTGCCTGACGGAGATACAGGAAGCAATATGTCAATGACATTGAATTCAATGATAAATGATCTGGAAGAAAAAACAGATGATAAAATAAAAATGCCTGAATTAATAGAAGTAGTTGAAGAGGCTGTATTAATGGGAGCTAGAGGAAATTCTGGAACAATTTTATCACAAGTAATTACAGGATTTTTAAAAGGTATTGGAGATAAAGTTAAATTACTTCCAAAAGATGTCGCTGAAGCTCTTTTGAGTGCTAAGGAAACTGCTTATAGTGCTGTAAGCGAACCGATAGAAGGAACAATTTTGACAGTTATTAGAAAAATTTCTGAAAAAGCTATGGAATGTGCAGATAAATTTGAAGATTTAGTAGAATTTCTAAGAGAAATTGTTGTGGCTGGAGAAAAAGCAGTAGAAGAAACGCCTGAACTACTGCCAAAATTAAAAGAGGCTGGAGTAGTTGATGCTGGAGGAAAGGGACTGTTCTTCTTTTTTGAAGGATTCTATAAAGTTGCAACAGAACTGAATCTGCTAGTTGAATTACAAAAGGCTCAAGTTAAAGAAAATGAATTTGATAAAACAATAGCAAATATTAATCACGATCCTGAAAGCATACATTTTCAATATTGTACAGAATACATTATCCTAAATGGAGACTTTGACACGGAAGAATATAAAAAGCGTGTGCTTGAATTAGGGGATTCTGCAGTATTTGCACAAACTTCCAAAAAATTCAAGACTCACATTCATACCAACCATCCTGGAAAAGCAATGGAAATAGCGCTTGAATATGGGCCTCTTGAAAAAATGAAGATAGAAAATATGAAACTGCAGCACGATAATCTTCAAATTTTTAGCGAACGAGATGAAGCTAAAATCTTTGTAAATCCAAAAATTGATAAAACAAAATCTGCGTTTGTAATTTTGGCTGATTCTGAAAACTTAAAGGATGAATTTTTAAAAATCGGTGCAGATGTTGTAATTCTTGGAGGGCAAAGTAAAAATCCAAGTGTTCAGGAAATACTAAATGCAATTGACAAAACTGAAAAAGAAAACGTTTATGTCTTGCCAAATAATAAAAATGTCATTACAACAGCTAAAATGGCAGCCGAAAAATCTCAAAAAACGGTAATGGTTCTAGATACCAAGACAATGCTTGATGGATATTATTTCTTAAAAAACAAGGAAAATGACATCGATGAAGTAAAAGAATCTGCCGCAAGAAACTATTCTGTGGAAATCACAAAAGCTGTAAGAGATACAAAAGTAGAAAACTTGACAATAACAAAAGATGATTTTATAGCACTTGTAAATGGAAAAATAAAATATGCAAAAAAATCATTAAAAGATATTACAGACACAATATTAGCTGATTTAGTAACTAAAAATACAATAACAGCTGTTGTAGTAAGTGGAAATGAAAAAGATGAAGAATCACAAAAAAATATTGAAGAAAAATTATCTAGAATAAAGACTGCTATTATTAATGGAAATCAAGAAAATTACTATTATTACCTATACATTGAAAATAAAGACCCTAATATGCCTGAAATAGCTATTTTGACAGATTCTGTATCAGACTTGACATATGAAGATATTGAAGGGCTGCCAATAAAAATTGTACCTTTGAAAATTGATATAAATGGTGAACTTTATAGAGACGGAATAGAAATTACAAAATCTGAATTTTGGCACGAAATGCTTAACAATGATGCAACAATAAAAACATCACAGCCATCGCCACAGGACTTTTTAAACGCCTACAACAAACTATTTGAAAAAGGATACAAAAAAATCATCTCAATTCATCCGTCTTCAAAACTAAGCGGGACAATACAAGCCGCTAAAGTTGGAAGAAGCTTGACAAATAGAGAAAATGACATCGAACTGATTGACAGTTTAGGAGCTTCATTACTACAGGGATTCCTTGTATTAGGTGCTGCAGGAAAATCTATAAGAGGTGAAAGCTTTACTGAAATCATCAATTGGGTAAATAACTTTAGAAACAAAGGAAAACTTCTTATGATTATTCCAGACTTGAAATATCTTGAAAAAGGTGGAAGAATCGGAAAGGCAAGTTCAACAATCGCAGGTGCATTAAATATGAAGCCTATTCTTACAATAAATCAAGGAGAAGTTACTGTTGAGAAAAAAGTCCTAGGTGAACGCAATGCACAAAAATACATTGAAAAATACATTGAGCGTGAAAGTAAAAAACAAAGTGTCGTTCTTATGAGTGGATGGGGAGGAACTCCAACAGAACTTGAAAATGTAGTAAGAATTTATTCAGAAGTGGAAAATAATCCAAAAGTAAGTTCATTAATATTAAATAGAGAAATTGGAGCAGTAATTGGAGCCCATGCAGGCCCAGTTTACGGAATATTTATATTCCCAAGATTAAGTTAG
- a CDS encoding sodium ion-translocating decarboxylase subunit beta, whose amino-acid sequence MELLKILYGTTGISMITGRQIIMIIISLILLYLAIKKQYEPYLLLPISFGMLLANLPTVANEGLMEKGGLLYYLYQGVKLGIYPPLIFLAIGASTDFGPLIANPKSLLLGAAAQLGIFIAFIGAILLGLTGKEAASIGIIGGADGPTAIYLTTKLAPHLLGSIAIAAYSYMALVPVIQPPIIKLLTTKKERMVEMTQLRFVSQREKIIFPIAVTIIVILLVPSSAPLIGMLMLGNLIKEAGVVSNLVEHARGALLYCITIVLGITVGATADGKDFLSLVTIKIIILGLIAFSFGTVGGVLFGKIMYKLTKGKVNPMIGAAGVSAVPMAARVVQKLGQEENPKNFLLMHAMGPNIAGVIGSAVAAGVLLIIFR is encoded by the coding sequence ATGGAATTACTAAAAATTCTTTATGGAACAACAGGAATATCAATGATAACTGGAAGACAGATTATAATGATAATAATTTCGCTAATTTTGTTGTATCTGGCGATAAAAAAACAATATGAACCTTATCTATTGCTTCCAATTTCCTTTGGGATGCTGCTCGCAAATTTGCCTACTGTTGCAAATGAAGGGCTTATGGAAAAAGGTGGACTTTTATACTATTTATATCAAGGAGTAAAATTAGGTATTTATCCACCGCTAATATTTTTGGCAATAGGAGCAAGTACTGATTTTGGACCGCTTATTGCAAATCCAAAAAGTTTGCTGCTAGGAGCGGCTGCACAGCTGGGGATTTTTATAGCGTTTATTGGAGCCATTTTGCTAGGACTGACTGGAAAAGAGGCTGCTTCAATTGGAATTATTGGAGGAGCTGACGGACCTACAGCCATTTACTTGACAACAAAACTGGCACCACATTTACTAGGGTCAATCGCTATCGCAGCCTATTCGTATATGGCTTTAGTTCCTGTAATTCAACCTCCAATTATAAAACTTTTGACAACAAAAAAGGAAAGAATGGTGGAAATGACACAGCTCAGATTTGTAAGTCAAAGGGAAAAAATAATTTTTCCAATTGCAGTAACAATTATTGTTATTCTTCTAGTTCCGTCATCAGCTCCGTTAATCGGAATGTTAATGCTTGGAAATCTTATAAAGGAGGCTGGAGTTGTTTCAAATTTAGTTGAACATGCAAGAGGAGCCTTGTTATACTGTATTACAATAGTGCTTGGAATAACTGTTGGAGCAACTGCTGACGGAAAGGATTTTTTGAGTCTGGTAACAATAAAAATTATTATTCTTGGGTTAATTGCATTTTCTTTTGGGACAGTAGGAGGGGTACTGTTTGGAAAAATAATGTACAAACTGACTAAAGGAAAAGTAAATCCTATGATTGGAGCAGCAGGAGTTTCAGCAGTTCCAATGGCAGCAAGAGTTGTACAGAAACTAGGGCAGGAAGAAAATCCAAAAAACTTTCTGTTAATGCATGCAATGGGACCAAATATAGCAGGTGTAATTGGATCAGCCGTTGCCGCTGGAGTTCTTTTAATAATATTCAGATAA
- a CDS encoding oxaloacetate decarboxylase subunit alpha, which translates to MGKVKITETSLRDGHQSLMATRMTTAEMLPIIETMDKVGYYAMEVWGGATYDAAIRFLHEDPWERLREIRKRAKNTKLQMLLRGQNLLGYRHYADDIVDKFVELSIKNGIDIIRTFDALNDTRNIRQASESTKKYGGHSQLAICYTISPVHTIEYYKKLALEMQSMGADSIAIKDMSGILLPNVAYELVSELKEILNIPLELHTHATAGLAGMSTLKAIEAGVDIVDTAISPFGSGTSQPPTESLVRTLQGSKYDTGLNLEFLKEVAEYFKPIRKKYIDNGTMNPKALAVEPSIVEYQLPGGMLSNLLSQLKAQGAEDKYEDVLREIPKVRKDLGYPPLVTPMSQMVGTQSVFNVLTGQRYKMIPKEIKDYVKGMYGKSPVKISDEIKAVIIGNDEIFTGRPADLLQNEYDTMKNEIGSLAKSDEDVLTYACFPQIAKDYLKEKYEEKNLEEKISIQNIDVVF; encoded by the coding sequence ATGGGAAAGGTAAAAATAACGGAAACATCGTTAAGGGACGGACATCAGTCACTTATGGCGACAAGAATGACTACTGCCGAAATGCTTCCAATAATAGAAACTATGGATAAAGTCGGGTATTATGCAATGGAAGTCTGGGGTGGAGCAACTTATGATGCAGCAATCAGATTTTTGCATGAAGATCCGTGGGAAAGATTAAGAGAAATCAGAAAAAGAGCTAAAAATACAAAGCTTCAGATGCTGCTAAGAGGACAGAATTTGCTTGGTTATCGGCATTATGCAGATGATATTGTAGATAAATTTGTAGAACTTTCAATAAAAAATGGAATTGATATAATTCGTACATTTGATGCTTTAAATGACACAAGAAATATAAGGCAGGCATCAGAAAGTACAAAAAAATATGGAGGACATAGCCAGCTTGCTATCTGTTATACAATTAGTCCTGTTCATACAATAGAATACTATAAAAAACTGGCTTTAGAAATGCAGAGCATGGGGGCAGATTCTATTGCAATAAAGGATATGTCGGGAATTCTACTTCCAAATGTGGCTTATGAACTTGTAAGTGAATTGAAAGAGATTTTGAATATACCACTTGAACTGCATACTCACGCAACAGCAGGACTAGCCGGAATGAGTACATTAAAAGCTATTGAAGCTGGAGTGGATATTGTGGATACAGCAATTTCACCTTTTGGAAGCGGAACTTCACAGCCACCTACAGAATCGCTTGTTAGAACCTTGCAAGGCTCAAAATATGATACAGGGTTAAATCTTGAATTTTTAAAGGAAGTCGCAGAGTATTTTAAACCTATAAGAAAAAAATATATTGATAACGGAACAATGAATCCAAAGGCTCTTGCTGTAGAGCCAAGCATTGTGGAATATCAGCTTCCTGGCGGAATGCTCTCCAACCTTTTGTCACAGCTGAAGGCACAAGGAGCGGAAGATAAATATGAAGATGTGCTTCGTGAAATTCCAAAAGTCCGAAAAGACCTAGGTTATCCGCCTTTAGTAACGCCGATGAGCCAGATGGTTGGAACACAGTCAGTATTTAATGTCTTGACAGGGCAGAGATACAAGATGATTCCAAAGGAAATTAAAGATTATGTAAAAGGAATGTATGGAAAATCACCTGTAAAAATTTCGGATGAAATTAAGGCGGTTATAATTGGAAATGATGAAATATTTACTGGAAGACCTGCCGATTTGCTACAAAATGAATACGACACAATGAAGAATGAAATAGGGAGTCTGGCAAAATCTGATGAAGATGTTCTAACTTACGCATGTTTTCCACAGATTGCAAAAGATTACCTGAAAGAAAAGTACGAGGAAAAAAACTTGGAAGAGAAAATTAGTATTCAGAATATTGATGTTGTTTTTTAA
- a CDS encoding biotin/lipoyl-containing protein — MIKLYKIRIGEKVYEVEVEDVSEKEGTIETSANSDSKQEVSKNENPPLQKETEGSEVIKAPMQGLIVDVKVKSGQKVKAGDEVVVLEAMKMENPIVAPCDGTISEIRVAKGDTVNTDDILVVLS, encoded by the coding sequence ATGATTAAACTGTATAAAATTAGAATCGGAGAAAAAGTTTACGAAGTAGAAGTGGAAGATGTTTCAGAAAAAGAAGGAACTATTGAAACTTCAGCCAATTCAGACAGCAAGCAAGAAGTAAGCAAGAATGAAAATCCGCCTTTACAAAAGGAAACTGAAGGAAGCGAAGTAATAAAAGCCCCTATGCAAGGACTTATAGTAGATGTGAAAGTAAAATCTGGACAAAAGGTAAAAGCTGGAGATGAAGTTGTGGTATTAGAAGCTATGAAAATGGAAAATCCAATTGTAGCACCTTGCGATGGAACTATAAGTGAAATTAGAGTGGCAAAGGGTGATACAGTAAATACTGATGATATTTTAGTGGTATTGTCTTAA
- a CDS encoding phosphate/phosphite/phosphonate ABC transporter substrate-binding protein → MKKNILRSLLLLAILLFTISCGKKNDTIKIVFLPNETNDSLKKSREEFARVVQEATGKKVEIVTTTDYNITVENIVSGQSQIAYIGAEAYLNARQRTKDIEAVLTNAGESGTLEDARYYSFIAVRAEDANQYRSGDGFDLKKLKGKSMGFVTNSSTSGFKIPANFIVKEFGLKNTDEVLGNKVFSKVMFGNSHPGAQVLLFKGDVDVATFAIPKSFTIYELTAGKDFNSGATYKVRKGAVAPFGDYAGKSFTVIKSIPVYNGPIVFNTKTLAKEDQEKIKKALLAKSTTDNPHIFSDKKSKVRGLFLKENPNVGFVETNTAWYEGMKNIK, encoded by the coding sequence ATGAAAAAAAATATTTTAAGAAGTTTATTGTTATTGGCAATCTTGCTATTTACTATTAGTTGTGGCAAGAAAAATGATACAATCAAAATTGTATTTTTACCAAATGAAACTAATGATTCACTGAAAAAATCACGTGAAGAGTTTGCACGGGTTGTGCAGGAAGCAACTGGGAAAAAAGTCGAAATTGTTACAACGACTGACTATAATATTACAGTTGAGAATATTGTTTCTGGACAGTCTCAAATTGCATATATAGGAGCCGAAGCATATTTGAATGCTAGACAGAGAACAAAGGATATTGAGGCTGTGCTTACAAATGCTGGAGAAAGTGGGACATTAGAAGATGCACGTTATTACAGCTTTATTGCAGTTAGAGCAGAAGATGCTAATCAATACCGTTCTGGAGATGGATTTGACTTGAAGAAGTTAAAAGGTAAGTCTATGGGATTTGTTACAAACAGCTCTACATCTGGATTTAAAATACCAGCTAATTTCATTGTAAAAGAATTTGGATTAAAAAATACGGATGAAGTGCTTGGAAATAAAGTGTTTTCAAAAGTTATGTTTGGAAATTCGCATCCTGGAGCACAAGTTCTATTATTTAAAGGAGATGTTGATGTTGCAACATTTGCTATTCCAAAATCATTCACAATTTATGAGCTGACTGCTGGAAAAGACTTTAATTCAGGAGCCACATATAAAGTGAGAAAAGGGGCAGTTGCACCATTTGGAGATTATGCTGGAAAAAGCTTTACAGTTATAAAATCAATTCCAGTTTATAATGGTCCAATCGTATTTAATACAAAAACTTTGGCAAAAGAGGATCAGGAAAAAATCAAAAAGGCCCTTTTAGCTAAATCAACAACTGATAATCCACATATTTTCAGTGACAAGAAGAGTAAAGTAAGAGGACTTTTCTTAAAAGAAAACCCAAATGTTGGATTTGTGGAAACAAATACAGCGTGGTACGAAGGAATGAAAAATATAAAGTAA